GCCAAAGAGATGTTAGAAGCCCTCTTGAGGAAGGAGTAGAGAACCTTGACATCTGCCCCCTAACTCACAgggatccaactgcctctgcctcctgagtgctgggattaaaagcatggtgtagctgtctttagctactttgtgggttcttcttgcTTCCACCCTTCTGTACCCTTTTTCTACACTCTCAACACTCTAACATtaggtaagagagaaagaaaggacaaaagcATAGAGAAGGAAGCATCACTTTCTctaccactcaattagacatcactttcaaacatgagtgcttccttctacaacctaacttaaccttcattgtttgggattaaaggtgtgtgtactaagggtgtgtctgttcCAGGCAGAGGGATTAAAAGTAGGTGCTAAGGGcggagccacaccacaactagaaacaggtgttttcagtaaataacacaatcttggggtccacagtatgatcaaatatcctgcaacagctCTACATCTCACACCCAGGATTAAAGCAAAAACAtataatatttctctttttttaaagaaaccaaaattccagaattctcactacagtgtgtgccaccacaccaggctctatttttttttaatgacctgAATATTTGAGTTCCTCTAAAATATGTTGTATTCTTAACTTCCATGATGATGGCACTAAGAGGCGAGAGCCTCCagaaggtagaatctcagtgttgaaTTAGTGTCCTTATGAAAGATTCCACTGAGAAGGTGCTCTCTTATGAGCCAGGAAGAGGAGTCTGTTGGTCCATGGTTCTGCACACCACAGGAGCAATGTCGTGGCTCTGCTTCATTCACTGCAGTGTAAACATCTGCCCTTGAGTTTGATGATGGTAGGTAAGAGATTGGCTCAGCTAATTTGGGACACCTGAGTGCAACAGTTAACTCTGTATGCCAGTGTGAACGTGTTTGGATGAAACATGTCTGGGTGTGACCATGAGAGTATTTCCAGATATCAGTGTTTGAATGGAAGACCTTGCCCTGGGGAGGATGGtggtgtttttgttcttttgatgaGAAACTATAGATATAGTTAGAGATGGTAACACATAGCTGTGATCCCCGAATCCAGGAAGTAGAAACAAGGTACTCACAAGTTTCAGGGTAGACAAGGCTATCATAGGAGATCCTGTCTCCATAATCTGTGCATGTGGCTCGGCAGTAGAGACAGACATCTACAGGTAAGTTACATCCAGTAGTTTTCCCTGCAGTTAAGGGTGCCGCCATGAGATACAGGCAGAAGTGTTGTGAGCCACTGTCAGAAAGTGTCCCTCACTCGGGGGTTCTTCCTGagacttcctacttcctgctcggTGATGCGGGGACAAAGCATCAGCTGCCATCTTGGGTCAGGAGGTGGGAGACAGGAGCATCACAGAGTAAGAGGGTAGAGGAGCCTGGGAAATTGTCAAAATCACCTAGGACTTAACCCCactagacacacagagagagcactgtctgctccctTCTTTTAAAGGGAGAAAACCCATCCTAAAGTGATTTATTGCCAGAtgtgtctcgtgtgtgtgtgcggCTTCATGAAGTTTCACTTGAATGGAGTTAGTACAGGTCTTTAAAAATGACCCAGTGAAGAACATGAGGGAGTGTGTCATGGGGAATTATTCTGTAGAAAGAGCATAGTCATAAACCGAGACAAAGCAATTAAAAGATTAATCACAGCCCTGAACACGAATGCCAGCTAAAATGGAAAGGAGACATAGGTTAAAATGTAATGGTCTTTTGCTGTCAAACtccttgccaccaaacctgatgacctgagtttaatccctaggacccacatactCCTTCATATCCTCTAACCTTACacgtgtgtgtcacacacacacacacaaatgctgttTGTGGTTGGGaatatagctcaatggtagagcctttgcctagcatgcaaagtcctgtgttcaatccccagtactggaggaaaaaaattaaacaaccaAAAGACACATGATGCTCTTGTCTTTGTAACTGCTTTTTAGTATTTCCCAGTTTTTGAAAACTAGCAAGAAGCTGGTGTTGTTTGTGTCATAGTCATAAAAACATTAATAGGTATAAAAATGAGATAAGCAAAAGCTGGAAGATGACATAGAGCTATAAAGATAAGACGTGCAGCCGTAGGTCTGCCCTCACTGCCGGGCAGAGTCCTTTCTAGGAGGAGCCACACGaagaggggagggcagggcagggacatTGCAGAACCTGCCGAGCTCTGGAGGACCCAAGAAGTCCATGGACTTTTCTAGGCCTAGCTTTAGCCCCTGGAGGTGGCTCACCCTTGTGGGTAAGAGGGGAGAAAATCTGCTTTCTGAGcctaggggggaggggagaagctcGGAAGGAGCAGGAAACAGATCTGTTGAGGCATAACTCAGAAGCTTTATGAtggaagcagcaggaagagggTTGGAGCCAGGTCCCTCACCAGGACTCTCATGAGCACATACATCTAGGGTATATCTCACACCCATAGAGACATAGACAGATGagacacacagactcagacatatgcatataatacacacaaccacagcaagaacacacacacacagaaacagagacagatgagacacacagactcagacatatgcatacatacaaccacagcaagaacacacacacacacacacacacacacacacacacacacacacacacacacacacacatctacctgCCATGTAAAGTGGTAAACTTGGACCCCTACCTCCCTGCAACCACTTTGTGTTCCTTAGGCTTCCCCTAGCTATCTGGATTCTCTTCCTGTCCAGCCTGGGTCTCTTTCTAATCCCCTTCTTCTTCAGGACTCTTTATGCTCCCTGATACTCACAGCTACTGTGATGTGCTAGGAGGCACAGATACTGGTCTTGAATATGTCAGTGTTCGCCCTGCAGTATGGAGTGGGATCTCAGGTACCTTTACCTCCCCCATAGTCAAACCTCAGGCATTACAGAGTAGGGGATACCAGTTTGTGTCTAAGGTGGTGGCAAGTCCTACCCTATCCACATCCACTTCAATGAATTCATATCTGCAGACTGTGCCAGACAGTCTGAGAGGGGCTTCCCTGCATTTATTCCCCAGATAGTCATGAAAGCTATATACCCAGTGTTAACTGGCACAGCCAAGCCCTGCCTGCCTGGACCTCACAGGTCTGCCCTCAAACTAAATGTCTAAGTAGTCAAGGCTAGGGTAAGGGGATCCTACGATGCTAGGAAGCCCAGAAGAGACACCTGGCCCAGGCTGGTCAGGAGACATCAGAGCTAAGGATGAAGGAGAAATGAGTTCTCAGGTAGACTGCAAATGGGGAGAGTGGAGCAGAGATCTGTGTATGGAGATGGGGACCAGCATACACAGAAGGTTACGGAACTGAGGAAAGCAAGGTCACATCTTGTGTTTTATTGAGATGCACATGTCTATTGTGTGAAGGATGGATTGGGGAGGCCAGTAGcaaagggaagtgggtggggctgAGAAGATAAGAAGAGAGTGGATAAGACAAGGACTTGGGACTGGGGGGAAATCAGTCCTCAACTGGAAACTCAATGTATTTTATTctaggtatatgtatgtgtgtgcttgagtgtatCTGTGTTcaccacatgtatgcatgtacctgtgggggccagaaaagggcaccaaaGACCCCGGGGCTGGAGTTACAATTGTTGTAAGCCACCCACTCTGGTGCTGGGGGccaaagccaggtcctctgccagagcagtgagtgctcttaaccactaagccagctCTAGAGCCAGCTGTACTGGGACTTCTTCATTTACAGTATGAGTTACTTTGGACAGGAACTGGAGAGGGAGGATTTGCTGGCTCATGGTTCATTCTAGTGGATTGGGGTGGGAGTGAGGCATGATGAAACAGTTCAGCTCGTGGCAGCATCAAGGTAGGGTGGAGGCTGTTCACAACATAGCACATAACAGGAACACAGAGCAGGGTAGGAGCCAGAGGCTAGGTATGAGCTCTGCAGGCTTCCGTTTAGTGGCCTGCTTCCACCACTAAGACCTTGTCTGCAAAAGGCCACAGCCTCCCAAAATAGTGCCACTAGCagaagaccaagtgttcaaaattTGAGCCTACGGGAGACATTGAAGACTCAAATTCTGACAATTATAGAACTGTGAAAGTCATTACCTGCATCTCATCCCCCACTTTCCTCATCTCccttaccctccccacccccacactctcTCCTCTTTGGTTTCCTCAGCCAGTTTGCTGACCTGTGGGATCTGCCAGGCTTCTGGTCAGATCTTCATCAGCCCAGACTCACTCTTAGGAGTGGAGAAGTACCGGACCATCCTGACCTTAGAAAATGTCCCAGAAGATGTCCTGGAGTACAGCTGGTATCGGGGCAAGGACAACAGTACAGAAAACATGATTTTCAGCTATAAACCTCCCAATACCCGACACCCTGGACCCTCGTACAGTGGACGTGAGAATGTGACCCGTGCAGGTAGCCTGGTGGTGAGGATGTCGGCGGTAAATGACACAGGCTACTATACTGTTGAAGTGGACACTAGCAACGAGACCCAAAGAGCAACTGGCTGGCTCCAGATCGTAAGTGAGTTGGCATGGCAACCAATTCccccaacaaaaaagagaagcTTGTCCTAAGCACTCTGAGAGGGAGATTCCTTGGAGAGCATGCCATCCAGTGTCTTTGTTGCCTGAAAGTGACCCTGGCAGCCATGAAGGTGGCTCGCTGGCTTTTCCTGCAGAGATGGGCCACTCTGTACATCCAGGAACTCAGTTCACTTGTGGAAGAGAGTATTTATTTTCCACTGTTGTGTAACAGCCATACtttagagcagtgtttctcaaccttcctaatgctgtgacccttttgtacagttcctcatgttgtgatgactccCAGCCATTGCATTGCTAAtttataactgtaactttgctgtagttatgaattataatgtaaatatctgatatgtaggatatttgatatgtgaccaCCCAGAGGGGCCATGActcacacaggttgagaactgatgtTTAGAggcttaaaaaaacacacacacacacacacaaaaaacaaaaaacaaaaactccagctgagcagtagtggcacatgcctttaatcccagcacttgggaggcaaagatagGTGCATCTCTCTAagagatcgagttccaggacagccagagaaaccctgcctcacaaaccaaccaaccaaccaaccaaccaaacaaccaaccaaccaaacaaccagtAATGAAGTGATtaactgtatttatttttgtagtaCTGAGGATGGAGCCCAGAGTGTTCtgtatgctgggcaagcactctaccatgaGCTACACCCTAGCCACTcactggggattctaggcaggggctgtgCCACTGACCTATATCCATAGCTGGGACTCACTATGTTGTCCAAGTTGGCCTAGAACTTtcaattctcttgtctctgcttcctgagtgctagaaccACAGGCATGCACTAGCTTGTTATCACATGACTTCTGTGGGCCAGAAGTCTGGTCATTTTCCTGGTCAAGCCCCTCAAATCTCACGGGTGCTAGTAAAGACTGTGTTCTCCTATGGAGACTTACCTCAGGAAGAACCCGCTCCCGCCCTCTCCTGGCTTGCAGAGGCGGTTATTTCTTGCTGCCTATATGATCACAGACTTGGCTATcactgtgttgttttatttttggccaTAACTATAGGGCCAAGTATTTTGTAGTTCGTTATAGCAATCTCGTTCATGATAGTGATGGTCACTCCAGGCCTGGAGGTAGTAACATGGCTGGCTGCCTTGGGGATCTGACCACTGCAGAGAGCTCCCATTGGTGCCCTAGGACCAAGGGGAGAATGTAGTTTTCTGAGGACCGGAAGCCCTCTGCTTATTTCTGAGTCTATACACTGTGTTTCTTCGTCTATACTCTGTGGCCCTGAGCCTTATCTTTCCTCAGTGTGGAACTATGTTCCCAAGTTCTTCCATCTGCAGAAAGGGTCAATATCTAccatgtgtgtgttctgtgtgtttgGATAGAGTTTGGTAAATGGAGTGAAACTCAGATAGCAGATCTAATTATTATGAGTAGTTCCAAAGCCACCTGTCCCAGCTCCTCGGATGAGGGTCCTAGGCTTTACaattactgggggtggggggcaaggttggagagatggctcagtaagaaaAGCACTTGTCAAGAAAGCTTGAAGATCCTAGTTTGGATGCTGGGGATGGTGGATACATCTGTAATTTCAGAACTCCTACTGGACACATGGAAGGTTACCACCACAACCCTCAGCTAATCCGGGCTACACAGAGGTGACAAGTGGCCCTACCTCAAGCAAGGTGGAAGGCGAGGGCTGATCCTCACAGTTGTCCTTTGCACTCAGCATGTGTGGCATGTGTTAGCACTCTCACCCATAAACACATATTCTATAGACAATACACATAGACATGCAGAGTGGAAAACAACCATTAGACCACCTATTCAGGACCAGGAACCTGCTGTTATTGAAGTTGTACAGAATGGCTCAGGCCTTGCTCAGGACTATGCAGCCTGcttcccacccctccctcctctgcccctcTCAGTGCTAGGGCTTCTCTTTTGCCTTATCTTAGGGTTCTCCACATCTCTTCAACATGCCTCAAAGCTTGAAGAAGCTGACACTATACCTGACTTGTTTTTTTCTGCTTCACCTAGAGTTGAGAAGCAATCCAGGCATCTCAGCCAATACCAGTGCCCTGGTGGAGGGCATGGATTCTGTGGTTGCCAAATGTCTTACCAACTCCTCGAACATCAGTTGGTATGTGAATTTTGTACCAACCTCAGGCAGTAACCGCATGACGATTTCCCCGGATGGCAAGACTCTGATCATCCACAGAGTCAGTCGTTATGACCACACTCTTCAGTGTGCCATAGAAGATGTGCCAGAAATACTCCAGAAAAGTGAGCTGATTCAATTGACTGTGGCCTGTAAGTGCATATGATAGAGGGAAGGAAGCCAATGGTAGACGTCTGTGTGTATCCAGGAAAATGGCTGAGCCAGCCTGCAGCCAGCTAGGTGTGGTTAATATCCCAGCTCTGAGTATTTAGCTCTGTGGGTTCATGACTGCCCTCCCCACGGGATGCTGGACTTTAGGAGAGGGACATAGTCCTTATTCTTAGGTTAGAAAAGGCCAGGATGAGTTTATTGAGAcctggttatttgtttgttttgtttacttgtttgttttgttagaaGAGGCAAGTGGGGCTGGGAATGGCTGTCCTCAAACAAGGACCTGAACTGGGATCTCTGACATTTGCATAGATGCTGCATGTGGTGgtatgtgcctataatcccaagaCTAGTAGGGTAGAGACAGATTGccgaggctcactggccagccagcctggccagAATAGATGAATTCTAAGTCAGAAAGATACTTTATCTGATTCGTTTATTTGTCTGCTTTGTCTCTTTTTtaatagagaaaaagaagaaaacatggagTTGGGTGtgtaaggaggtggggaggagctgAGGGGAATTGAAAGAAGAAATCATAGTCAGAATGTATCGTGTGAAAACAAATTTTTCAGTAAAGAAATAAAGatgttgccgggcagtggtggcgcacgcctttagtcccagcacttgggaggcagaggcaggcagatttctgagtttgaggccagtctggtctacagagtgagttccaggacagccaaggatacacagagaaaccctgtctcaaaaaacaaaaacaaaaacaaaaaacaaacaaacaaaaaaaaggaaataaagatgtCTTGAGAGTGATTGAGGAATGCCTGTGATATTAACCTCTGACCTGCACGTATAAATCATAAATATGCCCACACTTTCATGCACCACACATGTAtgaatccaacacacacacacacacacacacacacacacacacacacacagcacaatcgatcttttattcttattttcatttcagaTCACAAGTTTGCCTTtctcatttgcttttatttatgtgtatgtgtgtatatctgtgtgagtctatgccatgtatgtgtgagtgccaACAGAGGCCAAAGAgggtggaattacaggcagttccGAACTGCTTGATGTGGGTGGAGTTCTGGGAACCAAGCCCTGCatgaacagcaagcactctgagctgctgagccatctcttcctccGTAAGAAAGGTACTGCCTTTGACACTTAATCTCAGCTGAAAGTCACAGTCAGACGTTGCAAatcatttttacattttagttAGAAACTGTGCAGTGGTCCTCCTGTTTCTTAAGATGAATTCTGTGGCGCCATCTGAAGAAAACTAATTCCCAGGAGGGTAGACAACCCCTGACCTCTGTGCTGCCATTTATGGGTTTCAGGCTGGAACCAAGACTGAGGCCCCCTGGACTGTAGCTAAGCCCCAACTAATAGCTGCTGTTGTGTGAACAGGGCACTTGAACCTGCTTCCTCTCCTCTGAGATTTGCATCTGTAAGATGAAACATTTATGAACCAAATGACATGAGTGTCGGTTAACAGACAATCCCACTAGGCTCCTCCCAAGGACTTAGCAACAGTGACCTAGCATATAAAGAGGACTGCTGGCTATCCTAGATTCCTCGTCTCATCTTGTCTCGTTTcgtcttttcccttcccttcccttcccttcccttcccttcccttcccttcccttcccttcccttctctatctgtctctttccaccttccctccctctcatgctttctctctctgttcccatgaATTCTTGGCcagcctctctttctttctctatccccGCTTTCTCTGCCCTCTTGGCTCTGTTTGCCCCTACCCCTTCACCAggccccccgccccaccccctgctccctgTCCACAATAAACCTCCCTTATACCAGATCAGTCACATGGCATGATTTCTCAGGGAGACACCTTGGCAGCACCCCCACTCCTACCCCAGGTACTCCCTTATTCCCACCATCCCTGCTTTATATCTCATAACAATGAGTTTTGTGGATTACACATTCATAGCCTAGCTTGCTTCCTGTAACACAGTTGGTGTGATGAGCTTTTCTGCTTTGCTTTATGCCGTTTACTATATATAGTGTGTAGGACAACCAAGGTTTAGTACACAAGAACCCAAAATGGAAGCTACCTTTATTGTTTCAGTTGTCACCTGGGGTGGGCTCATTGCACATAGAGGGACACCATGTGTCTTCTGGACAAGATGCCATCCCAAGAGATCAGAAATACAGTTGTGGTCTTCTCCTTCACTGTCTCTGCAGATGGTCCAGactatgtgtcactgtggacccAGCCCTATTTCTTTGCTGGTGTGCTGACTGCTGATATTGGTTCCAGTGTGCAGCTGGAATGTAACTGTTTCTCCAAGCCGGAGCCCAGGTACCACTGGATCCATAACGGCTCCTTCCTAAGCATCCCAGAGAATAACATGACCCTCCCCAGTCTCTCCTGGGAGCAGATGGGCAGTTACCGGTGTGTTGTGGAGAATCCGGAGACCCAGCTGACCTTCTACAGAGATGTCACCATCCAGCCACCTCGTGAGTGCAACCACCATGCTCTCCAAACTTTGCTTCCCATGTGCTTTTTGTCTAGACAGGAGGCCCCTCTGCTGCTACACCCCACTCACAGCCTCTGGTGACATGAAGGGACCGGCATCGGCATAGGACACACCAAGAACCaacttctcagcacaaaggaggtgTTTttgcctcagaaagacaaagggaaGGGGAATAAGACACAAAGACCAGAGACAAAGGAtgggagagaagggaaaaggaacaagggagagaaagaaaaggggtaTTTGCTCCaaaggacaaaggactgcctctggatagagggGAAACAGATGTGGCCCTTAAGCAAATGAGAGTTTATAGAGGAAAATGGGGAAGTCCAGTGTTAGGAtgagggtttttttgtgttttttgagatagggtttctctgtatagccctggctgtcctggaactcactctgtagaccaggctggcctcgaactcagaaatccacctgcctctgcctcccaagtgctgggattaaaggcgtgcgccaccactgcccagcgagttggtttgttttgattgggcatgttaattatgTGAGCCAAAAaagggcttttgattgctggacttcaaaactttgatagctggaccttggcagtcagcctcaggaagaggaagtggccaaataagggaatagaccttgagAGCTAGCTTTAGTAATGTTACCTAACAATTTAACTGGGCAGAAAAAATggggaagggcaaggcctgccagagccctgtttgccatgctcaggccTGCCTGCTAGAGCCCTTCAGtgaagccctccctccctccttatccTCTAAGTATCTGACCAAAGCTGCCCGTCTGTCAATCATGCATAGTCCCCTGTCCTGGAGTCAGAGCAACGTCCACCAGACACAAGACTGGCCAGCATTTATTTCCTATGTGCTAGCCACAGTCCTGGCCTGTGTGACTATCCTGGTCTCCTGGCACAATGAGTGGTTCAATACCATCCACATCTGTCTCACAGGTAAAGACACATAGCCCCGGGTTGTTGAGTACCTGACCCAAGGCTCCATAGCATATGGGAAAGTGGAGAAATCCTTTCCGAGGGGCTCTGACGCCACAGTCTTTGCTCTCAGTGCATCCACAGTGTGCTGTATCTCTTCCAGAGGAGAGAGCAGTTCAGACACTGCGGAAATACATATTTCTTCTGGTTTCAAAACAAGGAACTTGGGGCAGATTTGCAGACGAGGAAAGCCCCAGTTTCTCCCCAGCAGCTCTGTCATTTTCCACAAAGAGAGAAGGTGACAGGAACAGGGAGCGAGCCAAGGCAAGGGTACTAAGCCGTGCAGACTCGAGCTGAGGGCTTGGTGCAGTCACGTGATTGCTACGCAAGCTTGCGTGAGGACCGGAGATCCGTATGCAGAGCCCAGGTGAAAATAATGTCAGCTATGGTGGTGCGCTGTGATCGCACCtcgggtggcagagacaggaggatccctggggcttgtagGCCACCCAACCTGCCCACTTTGAGAGTCCCAGGCCAGTGCGAAAGCTTATCTTGAAAACTGAAATGAGgtcaggaagaggaagcaggcagatctctgggtctGAGGACAGCTGATCTATATAGAGAATTCTTGaccaggcagggctatacagtgagattctgtctcaaacaacaaaatagCAAGGTGAACTATTAAGATGGATCAGCAAATGGAAGTACTTGCCTCCAAACCTGgcaaactgagttcaatcccagagacCTCCAATAATACAAGAAGAGGGATGGCTCcctcaaattgtcctctgatatcCACACGCAGGCAAGTAACTGGATGTAACTTTTTTAAAACTCACATTAGGGAACACCTTCAGAAT
This Mus musculus strain C57BL/6J chromosome 7, GRCm38.p6 C57BL/6J DNA region includes the following protein-coding sequences:
- the Ceacam18 gene encoding carcinoembryonic antigen-related cell adhesion molecule 18 isoform X1, giving the protein MDFSRPSFSPWRWLTLVGLFMLPDTHSYCDVLGGTDTGLEYVSVRPAVWSGISASLLTCGICQASGQIFISPDSLLGVEKYRTILTLENVPEDVLEYSWYRGKDNSTENMIFSYKPPNTRHPGPSYSGRENVTRAGSLVVRMSAVNDTGYYTVEVDTSNETQRATGWLQIVKLRSNPGISANTSALVEGMDSVVAKCLTNSSNISWYVNFVPTSGSNRMTISPDGKTLIIHRVSRYDHTLQCAIEDVPEILQKSELIQLTVAYGPDYVSLWTQPYFFAGVLTADIGSSVQLECNCFSKPEPRYHWIHNGSFLSIPENNMTLPSLSWEQMGSYRCVVENPETQLTFYRDVTIQPPRPPLPTVNRELYIPGPLVIFLILLTSLGGAFVCRVLVYSLFQSCSRGKTCHKCPWQTN
- the Ceacam18 gene encoding carcinoembryonic antigen-related cell adhesion molecule 18 isoform X3, producing MDFSRPSFSPWRWLTLVASLLTCGICQASGQIFISPDSLLGVEKYRTILTLENVPEDVLEYSWYRGKDNSTENMIFSYKPPNTRHPGPSYSGRENVTRAGSLVVRMSAVNDTGYYTVEVDTSNETQRATGWLQIVNGPDYVSLWTQPYFFAGVLTADIGSSVQLECNCFSKPEPRYHWIHNGSFLSIPENNMTLPSLSWEQMGSYRCVVENPETQLTFYRDVTIQPPRPPLPTVNRELYIPGPLVIFLILLTSLGGAFVCRVLVYSLFQSCSRGKTCHKCPWQTN
- the Ceacam18 gene encoding carcinoembryonic antigen-related cell adhesion molecule 18 isoform X2; translation: MDFSRPSFSPWRWLTLVGLFMLPDTHSYCDVLGGTDTGLEYVSVRPAVWSGISASLLTCGICQASGQIFISPDSLLGVEKYRTILTLENVPEDVLEYSWYRGKDNSTENMIFSYKPPNTRHPGPSYSGRENVTRAGSLVVRMSAVNDTGYYTVEVDTSNETQRATGWLQIVNGPDYVSLWTQPYFFAGVLTADIGSSVQLECNCFSKPEPRYHWIHNGSFLSIPENNMTLPSLSWEQMGSYRCVVENPETQLTFYRDVTIQPPRPPLPTVNRELYIPGPLVIFLILLTSLGGAFVCRVLVYSLFQSCSRGKTCHKCPWQTN
- the Ceacam18 gene encoding carcinoembryonic antigen-related cell adhesion molecule 18 precursor — translated: MDFSRPSFSPWRWLTLVASLLTCGICQASGQIFISPDSLLGVEKYRTILTLENVPEDVLEYSWYRGKDNSTENMIFSYKPPNTRHPGPSYSGRENVTRAGSLVVRMSAVNDTGYYTVEVDTSNETQRATGWLQIVKLRSNPGISANTSALVEGMDSVVAKCLTNSSNISWYVNFVPTSGSNRMTISPDGKTLIIHRVSRYDHTLQCAIEDVPEILQKSELIQLTVAYGPDYVSLWTQPYFFAGVLTADIGSSVQLECNCFSKPEPRYHWIHNGSFLSIPENNMTLPSLSWEQMGSYRCVVENPETQLTFYRDVTIQPPRPPLPTVNRELYIPGPLVIFLILLTSLGGAFVCRVLVYSLFQSCSRGKTCHKCPWQTN
- the Ceacam18 gene encoding carcinoembryonic antigen-related cell adhesion molecule 18 isoform X4, with translation MDSVVAKCLTNSSNISWYVNFVPTSGSNRMTISPDGKTLIIHRVSRYDHTLQCAIEDVPEILQKSELIQLTVAYGPDYVSLWTQPYFFAGVLTADIGSSVQLECNCFSKPEPRYHWIHNGSFLSIPENNMTLPSLSWEQMGSYRCVVENPETQLTFYRDVTIQPPRPPLPTVNRELYIPGPLVIFLILLTSLGGAFVCRVLVYSLFQSCSRGKTCHKCPWQTN